One Armatimonadota bacterium genomic window carries:
- a CDS encoding AbrB/MazE/SpoVT family DNA-binding domain-containing protein, giving the protein MGKKCVKFDEAFYGSATVGDRGQVVIPAEARQELGIEPGDKILFMHHPIHEGLMIFKIDAVKDFLDEFTASVQKLEAKLAAEQE; this is encoded by the coding sequence ATGGGGAAAAAGTGCGTGAAATTTGACGAAGCATTCTACGGGTCGGCGACGGTCGGGGACCGAGGCCAGGTCGTTATTCCGGCGGAGGCCCGCCAGGAATTGGGGATCGAACCCGGAGACAAGATTCTCTTTATGCATCACCCAATCCATGAGGGACTCATGATTTTCAAGATCGACGCGGTGAAGGATTTTTTGGATGAATTCACTGCGAGTGTCCAGAAGTTAGAGGCAAAACTTGCCGCCGAACAAGAATGA
- a CDS encoding DUF695 domain-containing protein, which produces MLRWMRGFIGALMVATIFFQARAQSSFLPKKAQQKDLWAIATIDSKIGRGFVRFLQNPSRKKKDYPWLVMVSLKYKGALPTKEELDFYGKLEDQMEKAEKQGNLFLAACITLGGRRDWLLYEKKPKDAVSLAKALQAYKPKIEYRYQPDWKEYEAIVKMRQKI; this is translated from the coding sequence GTGTTGCGTTGGATGCGAGGATTCATTGGGGCATTGATGGTTGCTACCATCTTCTTTCAGGCAAGGGCGCAAAGCTCATTTCTGCCGAAAAAGGCACAGCAAAAGGATTTGTGGGCGATCGCAACAATCGACTCCAAGATCGGAAGGGGCTTCGTCCGATTTCTGCAGAATCCGTCTCGGAAGAAGAAGGACTACCCGTGGCTCGTGATGGTCAGCCTGAAGTACAAGGGGGCGTTGCCCACCAAGGAGGAACTGGACTTCTACGGCAAATTGGAGGACCAAATGGAGAAGGCCGAGAAGCAAGGGAACCTTTTTCTCGCCGCATGCATTACCTTGGGCGGTCGCCGAGATTGGCTCTTATACGAAAAGAAGCCGAAGGACGCAGTCTCGTTGGCAAAGGCTCTGCAGGCTTACAAGCCAAAAATCGAATATCGCTACCAACCCGATTGGAAAGAGTACGAAGCGATCGTGAAAATGAGGCAAAAGATTTAG
- a CDS encoding 50S ribosomal protein L27: MAHKKGQGSTRNGRDSNSQRLGIKKYGGEVVKAGSIIVRQRGTQFHPGPNVGLGRDYTIYALIDGQVKFEGPKNKRRVAVYAHQ; this comes from the coding sequence ATGGCACATAAAAAAGGTCAAGGTTCAACTCGAAACGGTCGCGATAGCAATTCGCAGCGGCTTGGTATCAAGAAGTACGGCGGCGAAGTCGTCAAAGCCGGTTCGATCATCGTTCGACAGCGCGGTACGCAGTTTCACCCAGGTCCGAACGTCGGTCTTGGTCGCGACTACACGATTTATGCACTGATCGACGGTCAGGTGAAGTTCGAAGGTCCGAAGAACAAGCGACGAGTCGCGGTTTACGCCCACCAGTAA
- the rplU gene encoding 50S ribosomal protein L21: protein MQVIVKTGGKQYTASKGDVLIVEKLEGEAGTKVELTEVVAVVDGDKTKVGSPFVKGAKVVGEIVRQGKAKKINAFNYKPKKNERKRWGHRQPQTHVKVTDVVAGS from the coding sequence ATGCAAGTTATCGTAAAGACTGGTGGAAAGCAGTACACCGCCTCGAAAGGCGACGTTTTGATCGTCGAGAAGCTTGAGGGCGAAGCCGGGACCAAGGTTGAACTGACGGAAGTGGTTGCGGTCGTCGATGGCGACAAGACGAAGGTTGGCAGCCCGTTCGTAAAGGGCGCGAAGGTCGTTGGCGAAATCGTTCGCCAGGGCAAGGCCAAGAAGATCAACGCTTTTAACTACAAGCCGAAGAAGAATGAGCGCAAGCGATGGGGACATCGCCAGCCTCAGACTCACGTTAAGGTCACCGACGTGGTGGCTGGGAGCTAA
- the selB gene encoding selenocysteine-specific translation elongation factor: MACLIGTAGHVDHGKSSLIRALTGIDPDRLPEEKERGMTIDLGFACVDLPTAGRVSIIDVPGHERYATNMLAGTMNIDIALLCIAADEGIMPQTEEHLKILDLLPVQTLIVAVTKADVVDTDFLVMQIEHIEEDLSRTRFRGAAIIPVSSQTGEGLPVLIASLDHAVAAFKPTPDPNDRWYMPIDRAFLVKGHGLVVTGSVARGHVETGTDAEIYPEGHKVKIRSIHVHDATVDTAERGMRTALNISGVSSDDVHRGMVISAPKAVVETFQSDFKVRWVDEPKHGMEVRVAVGSADVLGKLYLNDQDSSIAFVRFTEKIAVAKGEPAILRRHSPPTLLAGGVVITPEAESRRKKDSIRYIDLVNIDEGIIAAIHEAPNGVTTQEICRLIGVSEQQLGDHFEQLIRERRVIGFAGLWYQPPVFLAQANLFLKALREIHAENPLSLNHPREVVLKRSGHTWFGKPFERILTKLAELKKIEIDGTRIKLAEFKIAMNPKQEAFLQRVEAELDKIVINVPYASEIASKLGVPVQAVEEILSTAANADRIVKVGQTLYYTSAQIERVKSILKEGTKGQPFTAPEAKEALQTSRKFLIPMLEYLDSVGFTTRIDDKRVIRNR; this comes from the coding sequence ATGGCCTGCCTTATCGGAACCGCCGGGCACGTTGACCACGGCAAAAGCTCTCTGATCCGGGCACTAACCGGCATCGATCCTGATCGCCTGCCCGAAGAGAAGGAACGAGGCATGACCATCGACCTTGGATTTGCCTGCGTCGATCTGCCGACTGCGGGCCGAGTCTCCATCATCGACGTGCCCGGCCACGAGCGTTACGCCACTAACATGCTCGCGGGCACCATGAACATCGACATCGCCCTCCTCTGCATCGCTGCGGACGAGGGCATCATGCCCCAGACCGAGGAGCATCTTAAGATTCTCGATCTTCTGCCCGTCCAAACCCTGATCGTCGCCGTCACCAAAGCCGACGTCGTGGACACCGACTTCCTGGTCATGCAGATCGAGCATATCGAGGAAGACCTTTCTCGAACCCGCTTCCGAGGCGCGGCCATCATTCCCGTCTCGTCGCAGACTGGCGAGGGCCTGCCCGTCCTGATCGCCTCGCTGGATCATGCTGTCGCCGCATTTAAGCCAACTCCCGACCCCAACGACCGCTGGTACATGCCCATCGACCGCGCATTCCTTGTCAAGGGTCACGGGCTCGTGGTAACCGGCTCCGTCGCCCGAGGTCACGTCGAAACCGGGACCGACGCCGAAATCTATCCCGAAGGTCATAAGGTCAAGATCCGCTCCATCCACGTTCACGATGCCACCGTCGACACTGCCGAACGTGGCATGAGAACCGCCCTCAATATCTCCGGGGTTAGCTCGGACGACGTCCATCGCGGAATGGTGATTTCCGCTCCCAAAGCCGTCGTCGAAACCTTCCAATCCGATTTCAAGGTCCGCTGGGTCGATGAACCCAAGCACGGTATGGAGGTTCGCGTCGCCGTCGGCTCCGCCGATGTCCTCGGCAAGCTCTATCTCAACGACCAGGATTCGTCCATCGCCTTCGTCCGGTTCACCGAGAAGATCGCGGTGGCCAAAGGCGAGCCGGCCATCCTGCGCCGCCACAGCCCGCCTACGCTATTAGCCGGGGGCGTCGTTATCACGCCCGAAGCCGAATCCCGACGCAAGAAGGACTCGATCCGCTACATCGATCTGGTCAATATCGACGAAGGCATCATCGCCGCCATCCACGAAGCCCCTAACGGCGTAACGACCCAAGAGATTTGCCGCCTCATCGGCGTCAGCGAGCAGCAGTTGGGTGACCACTTCGAACAGCTCATCCGCGAACGCCGCGTCATCGGCTTTGCCGGTCTCTGGTACCAGCCGCCGGTCTTCCTCGCCCAGGCCAACCTGTTCCTCAAAGCCCTTCGCGAAATTCACGCCGAGAATCCGCTCTCCCTCAACCATCCGCGCGAGGTCGTGCTCAAGCGCTCCGGCCATACCTGGTTCGGCAAACCCTTCGAACGCATCCTCACCAAGCTCGCCGAGCTCAAAAAGATCGAAATCGACGGCACCCGCATCAAACTCGCTGAATTCAAAATCGCGATGAATCCGAAGCAGGAGGCCTTCCTTCAGCGGGTCGAAGCCGAACTCGACAAGATCGTCATCAACGTCCCTTACGCCAGCGAAATCGCCTCCAAGCTTGGCGTGCCGGTGCAAGCCGTCGAAGAAATCCTCAGCACCGCCGCCAACGCGGACCGGATCGTCAAAGTGGGTCAGACGCTGTACTACACGTCGGCACAGATTGAGCGGGTCAAGTCCATATTGAAAGAGGGCACCAAAGGTCAGCCGTTCACGGCACCGGAAGCCAAGGAAGCCCTGCAGACCTCACGAAAGTTCCTCATCCCGATGCTGGAATACCTTGACTCGGTCGGTTTCACCACGCGAATCGACGATAAGCGGGTCATTCGAAACCGCTAG
- a CDS encoding glyoxalase, which produces MKLKWDYVGVISADLKRSVEFYRLLGFPFPDPDSDHVEAELENGMRFALDSLELMKSLGPWEEPKGHRMGIAVNAETPAGVDETFKTIVDAGFEGMTEPFDAFWGQRYAQVKDPDGNPVDIYAPLE; this is translated from the coding sequence ATGAAATTGAAGTGGGACTATGTCGGCGTTATTTCCGCCGACCTCAAACGATCCGTCGAATTCTATCGTCTTCTTGGCTTTCCCTTCCCCGATCCCGACAGCGATCACGTCGAAGCCGAGCTTGAAAATGGCATGCGTTTCGCGCTCGATTCCCTCGAACTCATGAAAAGCCTCGGCCCGTGGGAAGAACCAAAGGGCCATCGCATGGGCATCGCCGTCAACGCCGAAACCCCCGCGGGAGTGGACGAAACCTTCAAGACGATCGTCGATGCAGGCTTCGAAGGCATGACCGAGCCGTTCGACGCTTTCTGGGGCCAACGCTATGCCCAGGTCAAAGACCCCGACGGCAACCCGGTCGATATTTACGCACCATTGGAATAG
- a CDS encoding succinate dehydrogenase, whose amino-acid sequence MAVSLARENYVLHRIHSITGVMPVGYYMAQHLTLNTFSLAGPEKFNAVIEFFEGMPKHFLLATEILMIWIPLLFHAIYGLFIISRAESFLTTKYKWSQSRMFMMQRISGVLVFAFLMYHVSATTATKYVTGDAKLIKFNQWHDMLHNPIILLIYIFGVLGASYHLGYGLWNFCVRWGITVSDKAQLAVQKFSAVVMVALTLMGWAALAGFLINKPLDTGMSQSTPAPTASTASFQR is encoded by the coding sequence ATGGCTGTCTCATTGGCGCGAGAAAACTACGTTCTGCACCGCATCCATTCGATCACCGGTGTGATGCCCGTCGGATACTACATGGCGCAGCACCTGACGCTGAACACCTTCTCTCTGGCGGGGCCAGAGAAGTTCAACGCGGTCATCGAGTTCTTTGAGGGCATGCCCAAGCACTTCTTGCTGGCGACGGAAATCCTGATGATCTGGATTCCGCTCCTGTTCCATGCAATTTACGGCTTGTTCATCATTTCGCGAGCCGAGAGTTTCTTGACGACCAAGTACAAATGGTCGCAGAGCCGAATGTTCATGATGCAGCGCATCAGCGGCGTGCTGGTCTTCGCGTTTTTGATGTACCACGTGAGCGCCACGACAGCGACCAAGTATGTGACGGGCGACGCCAAGTTGATCAAGTTCAACCAGTGGCACGACATGCTCCACAATCCGATCATCCTACTGATCTACATTTTTGGCGTGTTGGGAGCCTCTTACCACCTTGGGTATGGCCTTTGGAACTTCTGCGTTCGCTGGGGCATTACCGTGAGCGATAAGGCTCAGCTTGCGGTTCAGAAGTTCTCGGCGGTCGTCATGGTGGCGCTGACATTAATGGGTTGGGCGGCATTGGCCGGATTCCTCATCAACAAGCCTCTTGATACGGGTATGAGCCAATCGACGCCAGCACCGACGGCGAGCACGGCAAGTTTTCAGCGCTAG
- a CDS encoding phosphopyruvate hydratase, translated as MPYISNILAREIIDSRGNPTIEVDVVLESGAMGRAAVPSGASTGQFEAVELRDGDAKRYGGKGVLDAVHNVNEVIAPALIDHDSSDQEGIDSLMIELDGTPNKAKLGANAILGVSMAVAKAAADYSKLPLYRYAGGTTAKVLPVPMMNILNGGAHADSNVDFQEFMVLPVGAPSFSEAMRWGCEIFHNLKKVLKSKGLGTGYGDEGGFAPNLESQEMAFDYIIDAIEKSGYTAGKDVWLGIDAAATEFYEGGVYKYKNGKSLSGDDQVQYLVDLCNKYPIISIEDGCSEEDWDSWKKVTDALGTKIQLVGDDLFVTNVERLSRGISTGTANSILIKVNQIGSLSETFAAVEMAKRAGYTSVMSHRSGETEDATIADLAVATNCGQIKTGAPNRTDRVAKYNQLLRIEEQLGDNAVYAGKNAFGKIASRFS; from the coding sequence ATGCCGTATATCTCCAATATCCTAGCCCGCGAAATTATCGACAGCCGAGGCAACCCGACCATCGAAGTGGACGTCGTCCTCGAGTCCGGAGCGATGGGTCGAGCCGCCGTTCCAAGCGGAGCCAGCACCGGTCAGTTCGAAGCGGTCGAACTCCGAGATGGAGATGCCAAGCGATATGGCGGCAAGGGCGTTCTCGACGCCGTCCACAATGTAAACGAGGTCATCGCCCCCGCTCTCATCGACCATGATTCGTCCGACCAGGAAGGCATCGACAGCCTCATGATCGAGCTTGATGGCACGCCGAACAAAGCCAAGCTCGGCGCAAACGCCATCCTCGGCGTCTCGATGGCGGTCGCCAAAGCCGCCGCCGACTACTCTAAGCTTCCCCTTTACCGATACGCCGGTGGAACCACCGCCAAGGTCCTCCCGGTTCCGATGATGAACATCCTCAACGGCGGCGCTCACGCGGACAGCAACGTCGATTTCCAAGAGTTCATGGTCCTACCCGTCGGTGCACCTTCCTTCTCGGAAGCCATGCGCTGGGGATGCGAAATCTTCCACAACCTCAAGAAGGTCCTCAAGAGCAAGGGCCTCGGCACCGGCTACGGCGACGAAGGCGGCTTCGCCCCCAACCTCGAGTCGCAGGAAATGGCGTTCGACTACATCATCGACGCCATCGAAAAGTCTGGCTACACGGCTGGCAAGGACGTCTGGCTCGGCATCGACGCCGCCGCGACCGAGTTTTACGAGGGCGGAGTCTACAAGTATAAGAATGGCAAGTCGCTGAGCGGCGACGACCAAGTTCAGTACCTCGTCGACCTCTGCAACAAGTATCCGATCATCTCAATCGAAGACGGCTGTAGCGAAGAGGACTGGGATAGCTGGAAGAAAGTCACCGACGCCCTCGGAACCAAGATTCAACTCGTCGGCGACGACCTCTTCGTCACCAACGTCGAGCGACTTTCGCGCGGAATCTCGACCGGCACGGCCAACTCGATCCTCATCAAGGTGAATCAGATCGGCTCCCTCAGCGAGACGTTTGCCGCCGTCGAAATGGCTAAGCGCGCGGGTTACACCAGCGTGATGAGCCACCGAAGCGGTGAGACCGAAGACGCCACCATCGCTGACCTCGCCGTCGCGACTAACTGTGGCCAGATCAAGACCGGCGCACCGAACCGAACCGACCGCGTCGCCAAATACAACCAGCTTCTTCGCATCGAAGAGCAGCTTGGCGACAACGCCGTCTACGCGGGCAAGAACGCCTTCGGCAAAATCGCTTCACGCTTCAGCTAG